In Chitinophaga nivalis, a single genomic region encodes these proteins:
- a CDS encoding cysteine-rich CWC family protein has product MCEHERKHCPRCNSGFECKVGSILICQCSAVTLSTEERNYIQEQYTDCLCANCLKEMKAAWHKELFKRKLYRISALLFNKNKSG; this is encoded by the coding sequence ATGTGTGAACACGAAAGGAAACATTGTCCGCGATGTAACAGCGGTTTTGAATGTAAGGTTGGTTCCATACTGATCTGCCAGTGTAGTGCGGTAACCCTGAGCACAGAGGAACGTAATTATATCCAGGAACAGTACACCGATTGTCTGTGTGCCAACTGCCTCAAAGAAATGAAAGCCGCCTGGCACAAAGAGTTGTTTAAAAGAAAACTCTACAGGATATCTGCCTTATTATTTAATAAAAATAAATCCGGTTAA
- a CDS encoding PepSY-associated TM helix domain-containing protein, whose translation MTIKQSLKNLHRWLGFASGLVVFIVGITGCLYAFMDELKPWLYQQRMYISVPSESQRLPLAVIQEKAQQAIGTAYPLQLAEVPVQANRTVVFRTLKINRDQWWYGNYMAYYYRIYMNPYTGSVVKKECTKWEFFTVVVNLHIHLLLSPALGGKIVNWGVVAFVLLLISGLVLWWPKNKAAAKQRFWFNWKKGTRWKRKNYDLHNILGCYAISVLLVIAITGLVWSFEAVRDTVQWVANSSHTYAKPAPVFSDSTNRRSFSPDNILQQAIHHHPGATTFLISLPTDHKSAVSVYARHDKHPQYRNVISLYDQHTATLIRRNTFSGMNNGEKIYALNYDLHVGSIIGLPGKILAFFASLIAASLPVTGLYIWLGRKQKQSGKVLMPLKRAA comes from the coding sequence ATGACCATCAAACAATCATTGAAAAACTTACATCGCTGGCTCGGATTCGCATCCGGGCTGGTAGTGTTTATAGTGGGTATCACCGGCTGTCTGTATGCGTTCATGGATGAACTTAAACCCTGGTTATACCAACAGCGGATGTATATATCCGTACCTTCCGAATCACAACGTTTACCCCTTGCCGTTATACAGGAAAAGGCACAGCAGGCCATCGGCACAGCTTATCCGCTGCAACTGGCGGAAGTGCCGGTACAGGCCAATCGTACGGTTGTTTTCCGTACGTTAAAAATCAACCGGGATCAGTGGTGGTATGGCAACTATATGGCCTACTACTATCGGATATATATGAACCCCTACACCGGGTCAGTCGTTAAAAAAGAATGTACCAAATGGGAATTTTTCACGGTAGTGGTGAACCTCCATATTCATCTGCTGCTGAGTCCTGCACTGGGCGGCAAAATAGTTAACTGGGGAGTAGTGGCATTTGTACTGTTGCTGATATCCGGACTGGTATTATGGTGGCCCAAAAACAAAGCTGCCGCCAAACAACGGTTCTGGTTCAACTGGAAAAAAGGTACCCGGTGGAAACGCAAAAACTATGACCTGCACAACATTTTAGGATGCTATGCCATTTCCGTATTACTGGTCATTGCCATCACGGGGCTGGTATGGTCCTTTGAGGCCGTCCGCGATACTGTGCAATGGGTAGCCAATAGCAGCCACACCTACGCAAAGCCCGCTCCCGTGTTTTCTGATTCCACGAACAGGCGCTCCTTTTCACCGGACAATATCCTGCAGCAAGCCATCCATCATCACCCCGGGGCCACCACTTTTTTAATCAGCCTCCCCACTGATCACAAAAGTGCGGTTTCCGTATATGCGCGCCACGATAAACATCCGCAATACCGGAACGTGATCAGTTTATATGATCAGCATACTGCCACTTTAATTCGCCGAAACACTTTCTCCGGGATGAATAACGGAGAGAAAATATACGCTTTGAACTATGATTTACATGTCGGTAGCATCATAGGACTGCCAGGTAAAATCCTGGCTTTTTTCGCCTCATTAATAGCCGCCTCCTTACCGGTGACCGGCTTGTACATCTGGTTGGGAAGGAAACAAAAACAATCCGGCAAAGTACTTATGCCACTTAAGCGGGCTGCCTGA
- the metE gene encoding 5-methyltetrahydropteroyltriglutamate--homocysteine S-methyltransferase → MQTHNLGYPRIGSQRELKKASELYWADKLPLAALLQEGKNIRLHNWQLQQEAGIDLIPCNDFSFYDQVLDTALMTGAIPERYQPLIERKQLNNIDLLFAMARGYQREGYDVTAMEMTKWFDTNYHYIVPEFKADQQFTLYSDKVIREFTEAKENGIAAKPVIIGPVSFLLLGKEKAAGFHRISLLEKLLPVYEEVLGLLQQAGATHVQLDEPCLSLNLGEKERAAFTQAYQQLHQRFPQLHIILASYFECYGENLATVLQLPVQTLHLDLVRCPSQLDDILAAALPATLQLSLGVVDGRNIWKNDFRQSLALITKAADAIGKDRLWMAPSCSLLHVPCDLDLETDEETLQPGIKQWMAYAKQKITEVVTLANLATGKDIEHMERKLQENIRANANRKTSAIIHNPAVKAQVAGITDNDSRRHAIFATRKIKQQEALQLPKFPTTTIGSFPQTKEVRSWRAKLKKQELSQQQYDELIAKETADTIRWQEEVGIDVLVHGEFERNDMVEYFGEQLDGFAFTRNGWVQSYGSRCVKPPVIYGDVSRPAPMTVKWTQYAQSLTPQLVKGMLTGPVTILQWSFVRNDQPRSETCTQIALAIRNEVVDLEKAGIRVIQIDEPAIREGLPLRRENWQEYLEWAVRAFRIAASGVKDETQIHTHMCYSEFNDIIQHIADMDADVITIECSRSQMELLDAFADFKYPNEIGPGVYDIHSPRVPSKTEMVALMKKAQAVIPAEQLWVNPDCGLKTRQWEETRKALVEMVAAAKELRQ, encoded by the coding sequence ATGCAAACGCACAACTTAGGCTACCCGCGGATTGGCAGCCAGCGTGAACTCAAAAAAGCCTCAGAACTTTACTGGGCCGACAAACTGCCATTGGCGGCATTATTGCAGGAAGGTAAAAACATCCGGCTGCATAACTGGCAATTGCAACAGGAAGCAGGCATCGACCTCATTCCCTGCAATGACTTCTCGTTCTACGATCAGGTATTGGATACCGCTTTGATGACAGGCGCGATCCCGGAAAGATACCAACCACTGATTGAACGGAAACAACTGAACAACATCGATTTGCTGTTTGCGATGGCTAGAGGCTATCAACGCGAAGGCTACGATGTAACGGCCATGGAAATGACCAAATGGTTTGATACCAACTACCACTATATTGTACCCGAATTTAAAGCAGATCAGCAGTTCACCTTATACTCCGATAAGGTGATCCGTGAATTTACCGAAGCGAAAGAAAATGGTATTGCGGCCAAACCGGTGATCATCGGACCCGTATCCTTCCTCTTGTTAGGTAAAGAAAAAGCTGCCGGATTTCATAGAATATCCCTGCTGGAAAAACTGTTGCCCGTATACGAAGAAGTATTAGGCTTACTGCAACAGGCCGGCGCCACCCACGTACAACTGGATGAACCTTGCCTGTCATTGAATCTTGGTGAAAAAGAAAGGGCGGCATTCACCCAGGCCTACCAGCAGCTGCACCAACGATTCCCGCAACTGCATATTATCCTGGCCAGCTATTTTGAATGCTACGGTGAAAACCTGGCTACCGTATTACAGCTGCCGGTACAAACCCTGCACCTCGACCTGGTTCGTTGCCCTTCCCAGCTGGATGATATCCTGGCAGCTGCACTGCCAGCCACCCTGCAGCTCTCCCTGGGCGTAGTGGATGGCCGCAACATCTGGAAGAATGACTTCCGGCAGTCGCTGGCCCTGATCACCAAAGCAGCAGATGCGATTGGCAAAGACAGACTCTGGATGGCGCCTTCCTGCTCCCTGTTACACGTACCGTGCGACCTGGATCTGGAAACAGATGAGGAAACCCTGCAACCGGGAATCAAACAGTGGATGGCCTACGCCAAACAAAAAATTACGGAAGTGGTAACGCTGGCAAACCTCGCCACCGGAAAAGATATTGAACATATGGAACGCAAGCTGCAGGAGAACATCCGGGCTAATGCCAACCGTAAAACATCGGCCATTATCCATAACCCTGCGGTAAAAGCACAGGTAGCGGGCATTACAGACAATGATAGTCGTCGTCATGCTATTTTTGCTACCCGTAAAATCAAACAGCAGGAAGCTTTACAGTTGCCGAAGTTCCCGACTACGACCATCGGCTCTTTCCCGCAAACGAAAGAAGTAAGAAGCTGGCGTGCGAAGCTGAAAAAGCAGGAACTGAGCCAGCAGCAATACGATGAGCTGATCGCGAAAGAAACTGCCGATACCATCCGTTGGCAGGAAGAAGTGGGCATCGACGTACTGGTACATGGTGAATTTGAGCGCAACGACATGGTGGAATATTTTGGCGAGCAGCTCGATGGCTTTGCCTTCACTCGCAATGGCTGGGTACAAAGCTATGGCAGCCGCTGTGTGAAACCACCGGTTATTTACGGTGATGTATCCCGTCCGGCGCCTATGACCGTGAAGTGGACGCAGTACGCGCAGTCGCTCACCCCGCAACTGGTGAAAGGTATGCTGACCGGTCCGGTGACGATTCTGCAATGGAGCTTCGTCAGAAATGACCAGCCCAGAAGCGAAACCTGTACACAGATAGCCCTGGCCATCCGTAACGAAGTGGTGGATCTGGAAAAAGCCGGTATCCGCGTGATTCAGATCGATGAACCAGCTATCCGGGAAGGTTTGCCACTACGTCGGGAAAACTGGCAGGAATACCTGGAATGGGCCGTGCGCGCTTTCCGTATTGCCGCCAGTGGTGTGAAAGATGAAACCCAGATCCACACACACATGTGTTATTCTGAGTTCAATGATATCATTCAGCACATTGCTGATATGGATGCAGACGTGATCACGATCGAGTGTTCCCGTTCCCAGATGGAACTGCTGGATGCTTTCGCCGATTTTAAATATCCGAATGAAATCGGCCCTGGTGTATATGATATCCATTCTCCCCGTGTACCATCCAAAACGGAAATGGTAGCCTTGATGAAAAAGGCCCAGGCAGTTATCCCGGCAGAACAGCTGTGGGTAAATCCGGACTGCGGACTTAAAACCCGTCAGTGGGAAGAAACCCGCAAAGCACTGGTAGAAATGGTAGCGGCAGCGAAAGAGTTGCGGCAGTAG
- a CDS encoding DUF4198 domain-containing protein, translated as MIKPVKQFFLSVGLLLCCHSLFAHALWMETTTTGKVGQPQQVNIYLGEYAENQRDSIQHWFSNMASFDLWLVKPDGQKEKLTCVPNGNHFTATFTPAAEGAHLLTIDHTVKQVYGENKIHYYALGLVKVNGSLKGAERLKEHIDFALLTDNARSGKLNQDAKVQLRYKNTPPTGGDVTVQAPTGWAKKFKTNPAGDMSFSPAWAGRYMLEGTFLQNEAGKHEGKDFKNIWHCVTYCVNIDK; from the coding sequence ATGATAAAACCCGTTAAACAATTCTTCTTATCTGTTGGCCTGTTATTATGCTGCCACAGCCTGTTTGCCCATGCCCTTTGGATGGAAACTACTACTACCGGTAAAGTAGGTCAGCCACAACAGGTAAACATCTATCTCGGTGAATATGCCGAGAACCAACGAGACTCCATACAACACTGGTTCAGTAATATGGCTTCCTTTGATCTGTGGCTGGTAAAGCCAGATGGTCAAAAGGAAAAGCTGACCTGTGTTCCCAACGGTAATCACTTTACAGCCACCTTTACACCTGCCGCGGAAGGCGCTCACCTGCTCACCATTGATCATACCGTAAAGCAGGTATATGGCGAAAATAAAATTCATTATTACGCACTGGGACTGGTAAAAGTAAATGGTTCCCTGAAAGGAGCGGAACGCCTGAAAGAGCATATCGACTTTGCGCTGCTTACAGACAACGCGCGGTCCGGTAAGCTGAACCAGGATGCCAAAGTACAGCTGCGTTATAAAAATACGCCTCCCACTGGCGGAGACGTTACCGTACAGGCCCCCACCGGTTGGGCCAAAAAATTCAAAACCAATCCTGCCGGCGACATGTCATTTTCTCCGGCATGGGCTGGCAGATATATGCTGGAAGGTACTTTCCTGCAAAATGAAGCAGGAAAACATGAAGGAAAAGATTTTAAAAACATATGGCATTGTGTTACCTATTGTGTGAATATAGATAAGTAA
- a CDS encoding TolC family protein, producing the protein MNFRLIFSLATVLSGNYVAAQTQVLSVTTCQQLALEQNKKIKAARYQIDAAGAALQSAVTNAYPAIDGSVMGAYLGKPVGGAFNGMIPEYVVSGSISATQAIYAGGKIRNGKKIAEKFISIQEEQKVLTTAEVILNVHKAYWQVVQVKEKMVLADKYQTLLQGLQRELKNAYDAGIIYKNDLLRVEVNLNEAALQVSQAADGLVMAKLQLAQLTGMPGQVNFAVADSVTGDFNELTGDDLLAAADNRPEIRLLKNVLDAEELQKKLLKGDLLPTIGVSASGVAAAGKSVNISNGKDFMSTYYGLASISMPIFDWGKRAHKIKEQSFKIAARQQLLEDTKEQINIEVQHTYLALNQSVKKIHRSHLSLTQAEENLRLANDRFKAGTITGKDVLEAQAIWQQAYSSIIDSKVEYKINEAAYQKAIGAAR; encoded by the coding sequence ATGAACTTCAGATTAATATTTTCGCTGGCAACTGTGCTGTCGGGCAACTATGTTGCGGCGCAAACACAGGTATTGTCGGTAACAACCTGCCAGCAGCTGGCATTGGAACAGAATAAAAAAATCAAAGCAGCCCGGTACCAGATTGATGCGGCCGGCGCGGCCCTGCAATCAGCAGTCACCAATGCCTACCCTGCTATTGATGGAAGTGTAATGGGCGCATACCTGGGCAAACCTGTGGGCGGCGCCTTCAACGGTATGATTCCCGAGTATGTGGTGAGTGGCAGCATATCTGCTACCCAGGCCATCTATGCCGGTGGAAAAATCCGTAACGGAAAAAAAATCGCCGAAAAATTTATCAGCATACAGGAAGAACAAAAAGTGCTCACCACAGCAGAAGTTATCCTGAACGTACACAAAGCCTACTGGCAGGTGGTACAGGTAAAAGAAAAAATGGTGCTGGCAGATAAATACCAGACCCTGTTACAAGGCTTGCAACGGGAACTGAAAAACGCGTATGATGCCGGTATCATCTACAAAAATGATTTGCTGCGCGTGGAAGTAAATCTGAATGAAGCCGCCCTGCAGGTATCGCAGGCTGCAGATGGCCTGGTGATGGCCAAACTGCAGCTGGCACAGCTAACCGGTATGCCGGGGCAGGTAAACTTTGCCGTAGCCGATTCTGTAACAGGTGACTTTAATGAACTTACCGGCGACGACTTACTGGCCGCAGCGGACAACAGACCAGAGATACGTTTATTGAAAAATGTCCTGGATGCAGAAGAACTCCAAAAGAAACTACTGAAAGGCGATCTGCTGCCCACCATCGGGGTGAGTGCCAGCGGGGTGGCTGCTGCCGGGAAATCAGTAAATATCAGCAATGGAAAAGATTTTATGAGCACCTATTATGGTCTGGCCAGTATCAGTATGCCGATTTTCGACTGGGGTAAAAGAGCGCATAAAATAAAAGAACAGTCCTTTAAAATCGCGGCCCGGCAACAATTGCTGGAAGATACCAAAGAGCAGATCAATATAGAAGTGCAGCATACTTATCTCGCACTGAACCAATCCGTGAAAAAAATTCACAGGTCACATTTATCGCTCACACAGGCAGAAGAAAACCTCCGGCTAGCCAACGACCGGTTCAAAGCAGGTACTATCACCGGTAAAGATGTACTGGAAGCACAGGCCATCTGGCAACAGGCCTATAGCAGTATTATAGATAGTAAGGTGGAATATAAAATCAATGAAGCGGCTTATCAGAAGGCGATTGGTGCAGCGAGGTAA
- a CDS encoding response regulator: MMNFLIADDHAIVRFGVKQVILDMFPLAMVTEAATFDETLQATEKQVYDLLILDTNLPGGNNLVMLDTIKLRQPAICILVFSAFDEKVYALKYLQAGADGYLDKAAPDTEIKNAIQTVLRNEKYMSANTREQLLFSANKKTIHNPLTDLSSREAAVLQLLVQGLPVQKIAATLELHISTVSTYKNRIFTKLEVSNLVELLQKIELYNTD; encoded by the coding sequence ATGATGAATTTTCTAATTGCAGATGATCATGCTATTGTTCGCTTTGGCGTGAAGCAGGTGATATTGGACATGTTTCCCCTGGCAATGGTAACAGAAGCAGCCACTTTTGACGAAACCCTCCAGGCAACCGAAAAACAGGTATACGATTTATTAATACTGGATACCAACCTTCCCGGCGGCAATAACCTGGTCATGCTGGATACCATCAAACTCCGGCAACCTGCTATCTGCATACTGGTTTTTTCTGCCTTTGACGAAAAAGTATATGCCCTCAAATATTTACAGGCGGGCGCAGATGGCTATCTGGATAAAGCCGCGCCGGATACCGAGATCAAAAATGCCATTCAGACGGTATTAAGAAACGAGAAATACATGAGCGCCAATACCCGGGAACAACTGCTTTTCAGCGCCAACAAAAAAACAATACACAATCCCCTTACCGATCTTTCTTCACGGGAAGCAGCCGTCTTGCAACTACTTGTACAGGGGCTACCGGTACAAAAGATTGCGGCCACACTGGAACTGCATATCAGTACGGTCAGTACCTATAAAAACCGGATTTTCACCAAACTGGAAGTCAGCAACCTGGTAGAACTATTGCAAAAGATAGAATTGTACAACACTGACTGA
- a CDS encoding TonB-dependent siderophore receptor gives MGNANAGEILSAIKGKVSTSDGSPAAFVTVRIKNSNHGALTDQQGEFVIKRIKPGRYTLEISFLGYENMTQEVVVETDKITQLSLQLHTSEQQMKEIIITGNKHNKYNINEVSNSLRLQSPLVEIPQNIQVVTNEVLADQQIFDIQEGVTRNVSGAQRIGHWDLYANIQVRGSQITPFRNGMNVQISPWSPLAEDMSMVDRVEFVKGPAGFMLSNGEPGGLYNIVTKKPSGIEKGEVTLTLGSFETYRATADVDGKLSKNGKLLYRINVMGQLKGSHRDFEFNNRYSVVPVLKYLIDEQTSVTLEYSHQFLQLNAIGSNYAFSKRKYADLPRNFTTAEPNFAPTNIQDKSLLAIFEHQFNHRWKLTAQAAYFHYQQEGQSMWPTAFAANNDSLLQRNINIWDALGTNRTGQVFITGKMNTGTVVHNILAGVDLKNSSYFADWGQAAPLGDASFNIYQPQYGHVKLPTWDRSRNIRERGVQYNYGYNGFYLQDELGFFDNQLRITLAGRYTINTYKNPYSGNNKDEMFTPRAGVSYSFDKNTAVYFIYDKYFLQNPGMDWQKKSFKPLTGYNVEAGFKRDWLGGKWNSTLAVYRIIKNNMLVTDFEHPDPRTNQFIYSRQTGKQTIRGVELDVKGEIIPHLHAMVNYAYTDAAISADSDPKLVGNKVPGTATHIQNTWLSYQLDNGVCKGLRAAIGYQYVAGRVAGLISDKSENSLPDYFRLDGSLGYAFNKFDVNLLVNNLLDAYLYSGAPSGGLFYWQAEPGRNVRFSVGYKF, from the coding sequence GTGGGTAATGCAAATGCGGGAGAGATTTTGTCGGCTATTAAAGGAAAAGTTTCGACTTCCGACGGCAGTCCTGCCGCCTTTGTAACTGTGCGTATTAAAAACTCCAATCATGGCGCCTTAACAGATCAACAGGGTGAATTTGTTATTAAAAGAATTAAGCCAGGCCGCTACACCCTGGAGATATCCTTCCTGGGTTATGAAAACATGACACAGGAAGTAGTGGTGGAAACAGATAAAATCACCCAGCTATCACTGCAGCTGCACACCTCCGAACAGCAGATGAAAGAAATTATCATCACCGGTAATAAGCATAATAAATACAACATCAACGAAGTATCCAATTCCCTGCGCTTACAATCTCCCCTCGTAGAGATTCCCCAAAACATCCAGGTAGTCACCAATGAAGTGCTGGCCGATCAACAGATATTTGACATACAGGAAGGGGTAACCCGCAACGTAAGCGGTGCACAACGTATTGGCCACTGGGACCTCTACGCCAACATCCAGGTACGTGGCTCCCAGATCACCCCCTTCCGCAATGGCATGAACGTACAAATCAGTCCCTGGAGCCCGCTCGCGGAAGATATGAGCATGGTAGACCGGGTAGAATTTGTGAAAGGCCCGGCAGGGTTTATGTTATCCAACGGAGAACCCGGCGGCCTCTATAACATCGTTACTAAAAAACCTTCCGGTATAGAAAAGGGAGAAGTAACCCTTACCCTCGGCAGCTTCGAAACTTACAGAGCCACCGCTGATGTAGACGGCAAGCTATCCAAAAACGGTAAGCTGCTGTACCGCATCAATGTAATGGGACAACTGAAAGGTTCTCACCGCGACTTTGAATTCAACAACCGCTATTCCGTTGTACCGGTACTCAAATATCTGATAGACGAACAAACCAGCGTGACCCTCGAATACAGTCATCAGTTCCTGCAACTGAATGCCATTGGCAGTAACTACGCCTTTTCCAAACGGAAATACGCCGACCTGCCCCGCAATTTTACAACAGCAGAACCCAACTTCGCACCTACGAACATCCAGGATAAAAGCCTCCTCGCCATATTTGAACACCAGTTCAATCACCGCTGGAAACTGACTGCCCAGGCAGCCTATTTCCATTATCAACAGGAAGGACAAAGTATGTGGCCTACTGCTTTTGCTGCCAACAACGACAGCTTACTGCAGCGGAATATCAATATCTGGGATGCCCTCGGTACCAATAGAACCGGACAGGTATTCATCACAGGTAAAATGAACACCGGAACAGTAGTCCACAACATCCTGGCAGGAGTAGATCTGAAAAACAGCAGCTACTTTGCAGACTGGGGTCAGGCTGCACCGCTGGGCGATGCCTCCTTTAATATCTATCAGCCCCAATATGGCCATGTAAAATTGCCTACCTGGGATCGTTCCCGCAACATCCGGGAGAGAGGCGTACAATACAATTATGGCTACAACGGATTTTACCTGCAGGATGAACTGGGCTTCTTCGACAACCAGCTCCGTATTACCCTCGCCGGCCGGTATACCATCAATACCTATAAGAATCCCTACAGCGGGAATAACAAAGACGAAATGTTTACGCCACGTGCCGGCGTCAGTTATTCTTTCGATAAAAATACCGCCGTCTATTTTATATATGATAAGTACTTCCTGCAAAATCCCGGCATGGACTGGCAGAAAAAGAGTTTCAAACCACTTACCGGCTACAACGTAGAAGCAGGGTTCAAAAGAGATTGGTTAGGCGGTAAATGGAATTCTACCCTGGCTGTTTACAGGATCATCAAAAACAATATGCTGGTTACCGATTTTGAACATCCGGATCCCCGGACGAATCAGTTTATCTACAGCCGCCAAACCGGCAAGCAGACTATTCGTGGCGTGGAACTGGATGTAAAAGGAGAGATTATACCGCACCTGCATGCGATGGTTAACTATGCCTATACAGATGCAGCGATATCGGCAGACAGCGATCCTAAATTAGTCGGCAACAAAGTACCTGGTACTGCCACGCATATACAAAATACCTGGCTCAGTTACCAACTGGATAACGGCGTATGTAAAGGCCTGCGGGCAGCCATCGGCTATCAATATGTAGCCGGCCGGGTAGCGGGGCTGATCTCCGACAAGAGTGAAAACTCACTGCCGGATTACTTCCGCCTGGATGGTAGTCTGGGCTATGCTTTCAACAAATTCGACGTAAACCTACTGGTGAATAATCTGTTAGATGCGTACCTGTATTCAGGTGCTCCTTCCGGAGGCCTCTTCTACTGGCAAGCGGAACCCGGCCGTAATGTAAGGTTCAGCGTAGGTTATAAATTCTGA
- a CDS encoding DMT family transporter — protein MKKHILNDRTKGLISIIFVMLIWGSSFTVTKVVLKEVPPFLCAALRHITASLILLPFYWHRRRQVQQQLPYKQLFLMGLAGVAVYYTFFNFGMSYIHASTGALIEGLIPVAIAIPAAIFLREPLRRKSVYGILLSVTGVILVGFVGADHKTDHALLGSLLLVGAVCCWSAYTLLSRQLKNTDTLLMTTMGIFLGTLVLIPVSGIEMYYKGIPHISPKAWAGIAYLGVFASAVAYFLYNRALESLPAAQVGNFLNLNPVIGALIAYIFLREQFTTLQLVGSVLVLAGILLSTSKVKTPTSQPV, from the coding sequence ATGAAAAAGCATATATTGAATGATCGTACGAAAGGGCTGATCAGTATTATTTTTGTGATGCTGATCTGGGGTAGTTCCTTTACGGTAACCAAAGTGGTCTTGAAAGAAGTGCCGCCTTTCCTGTGTGCTGCCTTACGGCATATAACCGCCTCCCTTATTCTCTTACCTTTTTACTGGCACCGCCGCAGGCAGGTACAACAGCAACTGCCATATAAACAGCTATTCCTCATGGGACTGGCCGGTGTTGCCGTGTATTATACCTTTTTCAACTTCGGGATGTCCTATATCCATGCATCCACCGGTGCATTGATAGAAGGACTGATACCGGTGGCGATTGCCATACCGGCAGCGATCTTCCTCCGCGAGCCGCTGCGGCGCAAAAGTGTGTATGGCATCCTGTTATCTGTTACCGGCGTAATACTGGTAGGATTTGTAGGCGCCGACCATAAAACAGATCATGCGCTGTTGGGCAGCCTGTTGCTGGTAGGTGCTGTCTGCTGCTGGAGTGCCTATACACTTTTATCCCGGCAACTTAAAAACACAGATACCCTGCTCATGACCACCATGGGTATCTTCCTGGGAACCCTTGTATTAATTCCCGTTAGCGGCATAGAAATGTATTACAAAGGCATACCGCATATTTCTCCCAAGGCCTGGGCTGGTATTGCCTACCTGGGCGTATTCGCTTCTGCTGTGGCTTATTTCCTCTATAACAGGGCATTGGAGAGTTTACCGGCTGCGCAGGTTGGTAATTTCCTCAACCTGAATCCGGTAATAGGGGCGTTGATTGCCTATATCTTTTTAAGAGAACAATTTACCACCCTCCAGCTGGTGGGTAGCGTGCTGGTACTGGCAGGCATTTTATTAAGTACCAGCAAAGTAAAAACACCCACCAGTCAACCGGTGTAA
- a CDS encoding TetR/AcrR family transcriptional regulator, which translates to MKVEWNQLLYTGMALFTRKGIRAVSIAAITRSCGLTEHDFYEHFESKEKLVNMIIADWIDKSGRYLLLNQHISSHAIIEMKHFLKGIEKMVQTVQPIFLADLSNHYTDSWKKLATFKEEAVESFLLLNLRRGIAEEVYRPDIDTWLIAKIYITQLQIILEEIWLQGIDVDRVCREMNRIFLQGLVSVKGMKLLYGKQG; encoded by the coding sequence ATGAAAGTAGAATGGAATCAGTTACTTTATACAGGCATGGCACTGTTTACCCGAAAGGGTATCAGAGCTGTGAGTATAGCCGCTATTACACGTAGCTGCGGTCTGACAGAACACGATTTTTATGAACACTTTGAAAGCAAGGAGAAGCTGGTGAATATGATCATAGCCGACTGGATCGATAAATCAGGCAGATACCTGCTGTTAAATCAGCACATCTCTTCTCATGCGATCATAGAAATGAAGCATTTTTTGAAGGGTATCGAAAAGATGGTGCAAACGGTACAACCCATATTTCTGGCAGATCTCAGCAATCATTATACCGACAGCTGGAAAAAGCTGGCCACATTCAAGGAAGAAGCCGTGGAATCTTTCTTGTTGCTCAATCTGCGGCGAGGTATTGCGGAAGAAGTATACCGGCCTGATATAGATACCTGGCTGATTGCAAAAATATATATCACTCAGCTACAGATTATACTGGAAGAAATATGGCTGCAGGGCATTGATGTAGACCGGGTCTGTCGGGAGATGAACCGGATTTTTCTGCAGGGGCTGGTGAGTGTAAAAGGTATGAAGTTGTTATATGGGAAGCAAGGATAG